From a single Lolium rigidum isolate FL_2022 chromosome 7, APGP_CSIRO_Lrig_0.1, whole genome shotgun sequence genomic region:
- the LOC124673607 gene encoding nuclear transport factor 2-like has product MATESGNSDGSPHPNVIGIAFAQQYYRILNSSPECVHKFYHDESTLGRPDSDGTLTTVTTTDAINEYFLSTELKDCLIELENIDTQPSLAGGVFIVVTGFFTMPDTVKHRFTQSFFLAPQETGGYYVLNDVLRYVREMPSPETNEAFVDHSNGNTQIAPFPAEPETSIKESLDPELPSAESVPVNCEVINPSAETTYVDVEIINPSSENIAVNDEVMDPSVESIFVNDKVKTSVGNQNSQIKNGITKIPEAAPAPPASAHKDVIKKSYASIVKTKNESTQPAPVTKPIPRPKPTTKRAENVENSSSVPAKTTHAADTAPPNDRNIFDDQGYSIFVKNLPLDATVEIVEAEFRKFGAIKPCGIQVIHRESEGFSFGFVEFESQQSMYAAIEVSKIRFGSYVSVVQEKRTPRRVINYATHSNNNDNPRDSRVLPGRGLFVNNGSNRDGDNFKGQGAGFVNNGNNRDGDNFRGQGANFVNNNKYHHGENFRGRFVNNDNHRDGNDMRNESRNQNEYPGRGRGLQGNDYRQNGNDYRQNRNGYSPNRGGYNQNRDGGYNQNREGGQNREGGYNQNREGGYNQNRDGGYNQNRDSYRQNGAGYRQNGNGYHQARPFYNDNGNGRSGRFNGTKQIPVAA; this is encoded by the exons ATGGCTACGGAAAGTGGGAATTCTGACGGTTCTCCTCATCCGAATGTG ATTGGGATTGCATTTGCTCAACAATACTACAGAATTCTGAATTCGTCACCAGAATGTGTCCACAAGTTCTATCATGATGAAAGTACTCTTGGTCGACCAGATTCTGATGGTACATTGACAACTGTAACAACTACAGAT GCTATCAATGAATACTTCTTATCTACAGAACTGAAGGACTGTTTGATAGAGTTGGAGAACATAGATACTCAGCCATCCCTGGCGGGTGGTGTGTTCATTGTGGTTACTGGATTTTTTACAATGCCTGATACTGTGAAGCATAGATTTACTCAGTCATTCTTCCTTGCTCCACAAGAAACTGGAGGCTATTATGTTTTGAATGACGTGCTTCGATATGTGCGGGAGATGCCATCCCCTGAGACAAATGAAGCTTTTGTTGACCATTCTAATGGAAACACTCAGATTGCCCCCTTTCCAGCTGAGCCAG AAACATCTATCAAGGAGAGCTTGGACCCAGAGCTTCCGTCTGCAGAGAGTGTTCCTGTCAACTGTGAAGTCATAAATCCATCTGCAGAGACTACTTATGTGGATGTTGAAATCATAAATCCATCTTCAGAGAATATTGCTGTGAATGATGAAGTCATGGATCCATCTGTAGAGAGTATTTTTGTCAACGACAAAGTCAAAACTTCAGTTGGAAATCAAAATTCTCAGATTAAGAATGGTATTACTAAGATACCTGAGGCagcccctgctcctcctgcttCAGCTCATAAGGATGTTATCAAGAAGTCTTATGCGTCGATT GTCAAGACCAAGAATGAGAGCACACAGCCTGCACCAGTTACCAAGCCCATACCTAGACCAAAACCTACAACAAAGAGAGCTGAAAATGTAGAAAATTCTTCATCTGTTCCTGCAAAAACTACCCATGCAGCTGATACCGCGCCTCCAAATGACAGAAATATTTTTGATG ACCAAGGGTATTCAATCTTTGTGAAGAACTTGCCTTTGGATGCAACTGTTGAAATTGTTGAGGCTGAGTTCAGGAAGTTTGGTGCTATCAAGCCTTGCGGTATCCAAGTTATACACCGTGAG TCTGAGGGGTTCAGCTTTGGCTTCGTTGAATTTGAGTCTCAACAATCCATGTATGCTGCAATTGAGGTTT CGAAAATTCGCTTTGGCTCGTACGTGTCTGTTGTTCAGGAGAAACGAACCCCAAGACGAG TTATTAATTATGCCACCCATAGCAACAACAATGACAATCCTCGGGACAGTCGGGTCCTGCCAGGCAGAGGACTTTTTGTGAACAATGGCAGCAACCGTGATGGCGACAACTTCAAGGGACAGGGAGCAGGTTTTGTGAACAATGGCAACAACCGTGATGGCGACAACTTCAGGGGTCAGGGAGCGAACTTTGTGAACAATAATAAGTACCATCATGGTGAAAACTTCAGAGGACGCTTCGTGAACAACGACAACCACCGTGATGGCAATGACATGAGGAATGAATCCAGAAATCAGAATGAGTACCCGGGCCGTGGTCGAGGATTGCAGGGGAACGATTACCGTCAGAACGGGAATGACTACCGTCAAAACAGGAACGGATACAGTCCGAACAGGGGTGGCTACAACCAGAACAGGGACG GCGGCTACAACCAGAACAGGGAAGGCGGCCAGAACAGGGAAGGCGGCTACAACCAGAACAGGGAAGGCGGCTACAACCAGAACAGGGACGGTGGCTACAACCAGAACAGGGACAGCTACCGCCAGAACGGGGCTGGCTACCGTCAGAATGGGAACGGATACCATCAGGCACGACCATTCTACAATGACAATGGGAATGGGAGGTCTGGCCGCTTCAATGGTACCAAGCAAATACCTGTTGCTGCATAG